GCTGGCCGCGCCCCAGCAGGCTGCTTAAGCGCTTCAGATTAAAGGCCATCACCGCGATGGCCATCTCCGAGGCGGCGCCCCGGGTTCCTCGCAGCAGGAAGCGAGGCAAACCAAAGATCCGGTATTTCAGTTCCGCAAACGGTCGCTCCACGGTGCAACGCCGCAGGCGCATTGAGGTGGTCTAATCTTTCTGGACAGTCCGATAGGATTCACAGGCAGAAGGAGGTGAGCTATGGGACGTAAAGAGATATCGCAATCGCAGCGAGACGACGCCGTGCATCTGGTGGTGGCCGAGGGGCATACGGTACGACAGGTATGCCAGCTGATGGATGTAGGCCCGACAGCGTTGAGGCGCTGGCTGGCGATACATGAAGAGGCTAAGTCGACCGGGGTTCATGCCCCCACGGCGGCGGATGATCGGCGGCGTATCGTCGAGCTTGAGTCGCAGGTACTTCAGCTAAAGGAGGAGCGCGAACTTTTAAAAAAATCCATCGCCTTCTTCGTTCGGGAGAGCGATCGCCCACGGCGGTGATCGACGAGCTGAAGGAGGCCTACCCGGTATCGCGGCTGTGCGAGGCGATGGAATACCCCCGTAGCAGCTATTACGCCAAGCGGGCAGAAGAGGTACAGCCGGCGGTTGCCGATCCGGCGCTAGTAGCGAGGGTCAAGCAGATTCATCGCCAGAGCCGAGGCAGTTACGGCACCCGTCGCATGGCGGCTGAGTTGGGTCGCCAAGGCATGCCGACAGGGCGATATCGGGCGCGCACGTTGATGAGGCAGGCCGGTCTATGGGCCGAGCGGGTGCGTCGGCACGTGTACCGGACGGCGAGCAAGGCGGCTGTGCCGGCCCCCAACCGCCTCGAACGGCAATTCAACGTCGCCCGGCCCGACCAGGTTTGGGTCGGTGACATTACCTTTGTGCCTACCCGACAGGGTTGGCTCTATCTGGCCGTTGTCGTGGATCTTTATGCACGCCGGATCGTGGGCTGGGCCTTTTCAACCCGGCCGAATGCACAGCTGGCCGTTGCCGCCCTGGACATGGCAATCAGAGAGAGGAAACCGTCGGGGAATCTCATGTTCCACTCCGATCAAGGTGCGCAGTACAACAGTTTTGACTTTCTCGGACGCCTCAAGGCCCTGGGGATTACCCAAAGTATGAGCAGGCGCGGCAACTGTTGGGATAACGCGGTTGCCGAGCGCGTCTTCGCCACGTTGAAAACCGAATGGGCGACATCGACTTACAGCAACCGCGATGAAGCCCAAAGCGACATCACTGTTTTCTTGACGTCGTACTACAACTACCGGCGCCTACATGCGGCCAACGGGCAGGTGCCGCCAGCCATTTACGAGATGATGGCGGCCCGGAAATAACGCCTATCGGGTGTCCAGAAATACTTGACCACGACACATCGCTTCCGGCGTCGCTCTGGCATGCATGCGGTCCAGGACGTCGTCGTCCATGTGCCGGGTCACGATGCGCCATCGGCCGTCGTGCACTGGCCCTTGAGGGCGCAGGCTCCGCACGCCGCCACAGGCGCGGCATAGTGGACTGAGCGAGTGGCACGGTGGACTTGTTTGCGGACCAGTGTCGCGCCACCTGGGCATTGCATGACGTCCTGATCGACGTCGTAGATGAAGGCGCGACGGTCCATTAAGGTGCCATCGCCCTGGTTATTGACCGAGCGATTGGCCGGTACGTGCACCACCAGGTTTTGCTCTTCGCACGCTCTGGCCTGCTCACCGTTGGAGTAGCCGGCGTCGGCCACGATGTTCAACGTCTGCGTGCCCAGCACCTCGCGCGCCTTGGTCGCCATCGGTAGCAGTTGGCGGTTGTCGCCCGCGGCCGTGGTCACCTCGTGCGCCACGATCAGGCCCGTCGTCGCTTCGACGGCCGTTTGCACGTTATACGCGGGGATCTTGCCCTCGTTGGGGCTACGCATGAAGTGCGCTTCTGGCTCCGGATGCGCCGCGACTGCCGATGACTCCGCCGCGTCCGCTGCATCCAGCTCGCCGAGGTATCGGGCCAGTGCATCGCGGGCCGCCACGCTACGCTTGCTGCTCACGGCACGGAACTTCGAGCCATCGATCGCGACCCAGTCGCCTTGCAACAAGGCCTGGGCCTTCGCCCACTGGATCAGGGTCGCCCCCGCCCCCGCCACCGCCTCCCCATGCAGGCGCCGAAACTCGGCAATGACCTTGTGGTCGGGCACCAACCGGCCCAGCAACCACATCAACTCGATGTTGCGGCCGCACTCGGTCTCCAGTCGCCGCGACGAACGGATCTGCTGCAGATAGCCGTACAGATAAAGACGAAGCAGGTCGCCGGGATCGTATCCCGGCCGCCCCGTGGCGGCCGGGCGGCTACGGGCAAAGCCCAGCGCCTGAAGATCCAGGCCGCTTACGAAGGCATCGATGACCCGGCAGGCGTGGTCCGCCGGCAACAGATCATCCAGGCTCAACGGAAACAGCGCGCTCTGACCGCGACCTTCGCCGGTGATGTGGCCCATAAAGAAAATGCCCTCGGGGTCTCCGAGGGCATTTTTACTTGCAGCCGCTTCAGCGTCTACGTGTCAGGTGAGTTTTGACACAGGCTGGTTGGGCTCCCTTTTTTTCGCCCACATCGTGGGCTCCTACACACGCATGCATGCGTGTTGCCAAGCCACGGGGGTCAGCGGCTGAGCATGCCGCCAAAGGTCTGTTTGTCGTGGGAGGTGTCGATCTCGACGCCTTCCAAGCCCTGCGAAAGGGTGTGCGCATCACCGCCCTGGGCGAGCTTGATCCGCAGGCGCACCTCGTTCGAGCTGTCCGCGTGGCGCAGCGCGTCCTCGTAGGAAATCTCGCCGGCGTGGTACAGCTCCACCAGGCTCTGGTCGAACGTGCGCATGCCCAGCTGATTGGAGTCGCGCATCAGTTCCTTGAGCTTGTGCACCTCGCCCTGGCGGATATAGTCCTGCGCAAGCGGCGTGCCCAGCAGCACTTCCACCGCGACGCGACGCGCCTTGCCGTCGGGCGTAGGAATGAGCTGCTGCGCCACGATGCCCTTCAGGTTCAACGACAGGTCCATGAACAGCGCGCTGCGGCGGTCCTCCGGGAAGAAATGGAGGATACGATCCAGCGCCTGGTTGGCGTTGTTGGCGTGCAGGGTGCACAGGCACAGATGCCCGGTTTCCGAGAAGTTGATGGCATGCTCCATCGTCTCGCGGGTACGCACCTCGCCGATCATGATCACGTCGGGTGCCTGGCGCAGCGTGTTCTTCAGCGCGTTCTCCCAGCTGTCGGTATCGATACCGAGTTCGCGCTGGGTGATGATGCAGCCTTCGTGCCTGTGCACGTATTCGATCGGGTCCTCGATCGTGATGATGTGGCCCGTGGAGTTCTGGTTGCGGTAGCCGATCATCGAGGCCATCGAGGTCGACTTGCCCGTACCGGTGCCGCCGACGAAGATGATGATGCCGCGCTTGGTCATCGCCAGCTGCTTGACGATCGGCGGCAGGTTCAACTCTTCCGGCGTGGGAATCTTCGACTCGATCCGGCGCAGCACCATGCCGACGCAGTTGCGCTGGTAGAAACACGATACGCGGAACCGGCCCACGCCCGACGCGCTGATGGCGAACTGGCACTCGTGGGTCTTTTCGAATTCCTGGCGCTGCGCCGGCGTCATTACATTGAGCACCATGTCGCGCGCCTGCTGCGCGGAAAGTGGGCTCTGCGTGATCGGTACGATGCGGCCCTGCACCTTCATGGAGGGCGCGACGCCGGCGGTGATGAACAGGTCGGAGGCCTGCTTGTGCACCATCAGCTTCAGGAAGGAGGTGAAATCGAAATCGCTCATGACGGTCTGGTCCCCGTGTGCCGGACCGGGCCGGCGCCCCACGGGCGATCATATACCCGGGGCGCGGCGCGCCGTTAGCGGAAGCTTTCCTTGTTCTTGGCGTACATCATGCCTTCCTGGCGGGTGATCAGGCCACGCTTGACCAGGTCGAGCAGGTTCTGGTCCAGTGTCTGCATGCCGTACTGCTGGCCGGTCTGGATCGCCGAATACATCTGCGCGACCTTATCCTCGCGGATCAGGTTACGGATGGCCGGGATGCCGACCATGATCTCGTGGACCGCCACGCGTCCACCACCCACCTTCTTCAGCAGCGACTGCGAGATCACCGCGCGCAGCGACTCCGAGAGCATCGAGCGGACCATCGGTTTCTCACCGGCGGGGAAGACGTCGATGATGCGGTCGATGGTCTTGGCCGCCGACGAGGTGTGCAGGGTGCCGAACACCAGGTGGCCCGTTTCCGCGGCGGTGAGCGCCAGACGGATGGTTTCCAGGTCGCGAAGCTCGCCGACCAGGATGTAGTCCGGATCTTCGCGCAACGCCGAGCGCAGCGCCTCGTTGAACCCGTGGGTGTCCCGGTGCACCTCGCGCTGGTTGACCAGGCACTTCTGCGAGGTATGCACGAATTCGATCGGATCCTCCACGGTGAGGAGGTGGCCGTACTCGTTCTTGTTGATGTGGTCGACCATCGCCGCCAGCGTGGTGGACTTGCCCGAGCCGGTCGGGCCGGTGACCAGGATCAGGCCCTGCGGCTGCTCGATCAGCTCGCGGAAGATCTTCGGCGCACCGAGGTCCTCCAGCGTGAGCACCTCGGACGGAATGGTACGGAACACCGCGCCGGCGCCCCGGTTGTGGTTGAAGGCGTTGACGCGGAAACGCGCCAGGCCGGGAATTTCGAAGGAGAAGTCCGTCTCCAGGAACTCCTCGTAGTCGCGCCGCTGCTTGTCCGACATGATGTCGTAGATCAGCGAGTGCACCTGCTTGTGTTCCAGCGCGGGAATGTTGATACGCCGAACGTCACCGTCGACGCGGATCATGGGCGGCAGGCCCGCGGAGAGGTGCAGGTCGGAGGCCTTGTTCTTCACGGAGAAGGCAAGGAGTTCGGCGATGTCCATCAGGGTCCCCTTTCTTTGTGGGGCATAGGTAAACACGCCGAGGGGTCGGCGGCAAGGCGCGGCACCGTATATGCTTCCCGGACTGTGAAAACGACCGCGAGCGGAGCGAACACCCCATGAATCGGATCGCCTTCATCGGTGGCGGCAACATGGCCACCGCCCTGATCGCCGGCATGCTGCGCCACGGCGCCCAGCCGGGCGGCATCGCGGTGGCCGAGCCGCGCGCGGAGGCCCTGCAGGAGCTGTCCCGCCAGTACGGCGTGGCCACCTATACAAATAACCTAGACGCCGCGGAGGGTGCCTCCATCCTCGTACTGGCGGTCAAGCCGCAGATGATGGCCGAGGTGTGCCGCGGCCTGCGTCCGGCGGTGCAGAAGTACCGGCCGGTGGTCATTTCCATCGCCGCCGGCATCCGCATCGCCCAACTGGAACGTTGGCTCGATGCCGCCCTGCCCGTGGTCCGTTGCATGCCCAATACCCCGGCCATGTTCGGGGCCGGGGCCACCGGGTTGTTCGCCAACGGTCGCGTCAGCGCCCCCCAGCGGGCCGAGGCCCAGCACGTGCTGGACGCCGGCGGCCTCACGGTCTGGGTACCCGACGAGGACCAGCTGGACATCGTCACGGCGCTGTCCGGCTCCGGTCCAGCCTATTTTTTCCTGATGGTCGAGGCGCTGGAAAACGCGGCATTTTCTCAGGGGCTGTCGCGCGAGGCGGCCCGTGCCCTGGCGGCGCAGACCGCCTTCGGCGCCGGCCGCATGCTGGTGGAGTCCGGCGAAAGCGCCGCCACGCTGCGCCAGCGCGTCACCTCGCCCCACGGCACCACCCAGGCCGCGCTGGAAAGCTTCCGTGACGACCATTTCCCTGCCATCGTGGCGCGGGCGGTCGACGCGGCGCGTCGGCGCAGCTTCCAACTTTCCGAAGACATGGACTCGAATACGTGAACTACCTGACCAATGCCGGCGGCCTGCTGCTCGAAGTCGCCTTCGGCGCACTTGTCACGCTCTTCATCCTGCGCATCCTGGCCGAGGCCTTCCGCGCGGATTTCAACAACCCGATCTGCCAGTTCCTCTACCGGTTCACCAATCCCGTACTGCGGCCGCTGCGCAAGGTGCTGCCGCCGGTGCGCCGGGTCAATACCGGTGCCCTGCTGATCGTGTACCTGCTGGAATGCCTGAAGTGGCTGCTGATCGCCGCCCTGGCCGGCATCGCCCCGAACGTACTCGGCCTGGCGATCGCGGGCCTGGGCGAAACGCTGGATATCTTCCTGCTGACCTGGGTGGTGCTGGTGTTCGCCTGGTCGATCATGAGCATGCTGTCGACCGATCGGTACCATCCCGTCGCGCGGCTGGTGACCAGCCTGGCCGAGCCGCTGGTTCGTCCGCTGCGCGGGCGGATGACCATCGGTGGGCTGGATTTCTCGCCGACCGTGGTGATCCTCGGGCTGATCCTGGCGCGGATGCTGATCGCCGCGCCGATCAAGGATTGGGGCGTGGCGTTGATGATGGGAGCGGGTTAGCGGGCGCCTAGGCGGCGGGCGTCCGTCACGTTGGGAAGCGCGCTGAGGCGGCCCAGCAGGGTGGACAGCTGCTCGTAATCCTTCACCCTTAGCGTGAAGCGCATTTCAACTTCGCCGGTGCGCACGTGCACACGGCTGGACGAGGCGACGATGTGCGGACCGGTGTTGCTAATGGTGGTGGCGACGTCTTTTTGCAGACCCTTGCGGTCGTAACCGCGCAGCTCGATGTCGATCTCGTAGCTCTGCACGTCCACCCTGCCCCAGCTGACGTCGATCACGCGCTCGGGGCTGCGACGGGCCAGCCGTGACAGGCTGGCACAGTCGGCGCGATGCACGGAGACGCCACGACCGCGCGTGATGAAGCCACGCACCGGGTCACCCGGCAGCGGCTGGCAGCAGCGTGCCAGGGTGGTCAACAGGTTGCCCAGGCCCTCGATGGACAGCGCCCCGCGATCGTGTTGCGCGGCACGCGACGCCACCGGATTGGACGACTGCGTGATGCCCGGCTCGGCGGGCTCCTGCTGCGAGCGGGCCACCTGGCCCAGTGTCACCTCGCCCAGGGCGATGGTGACGTACAACTCATCCACCGATTTCAGGCGGAAATGCGTGGCCAGCTTCGCCAGGTCCACGTCGTCCAGGGCCAGGCGGCGCAGCTCCTTCTCGAGGCTGAGCTTGCCGGCCACGATGTTGGCCTCGTGTGCTTCACGACGGAACCAGGCGCGCACCTTTTCCTTCGCCCGCGATGTGTGCAGGTAACCGTGGTGCGCCGAGAGCCAGTCGCGGCTGGGCTCGGATACTTTCGTGGTCAGGATCTCGATGCGATCGCCGCTGCGCGGCTGCGTCGTCAGCGGCACGATCCGGCCGTTGAGCTTGGCGCCACGGCAGCGATGACCCACTTCGGTATGGATGTGGTACGCGAAATCCAGCACCGTCGCGCCGCGCGGCATGTCGATCACCTCGCCCTTGGGCGACAGCACGTAGACGCGGTCTTCCATCAGCTCCGTTTCGAAGCCGGCGGCCAGTTCGGCCTCGTCTTCCCCACGGGGCTCCAGCAGCTTGCGCATCCAGGCGATCTTGGCCTCGAACTCCGCATCCGCCCCGCCGCCTTCCTTGTAGCGCCAGTGCGCGGCGACACCCAGTTCGTTGGCGCGGTGCATCTCGTGGGTGCGAATCTGTACTTCCAGGGTCTTGCCCTGCGGACCCAGCACGGCCGTGTGCAGCGAGCGATAGCCGTTGCCCTTGGGCCGCGCCACGTAGTCGTCGAACTCGCCCGGCACATGCGGCCACAGGCTGTGAACCAGCCCCAGCGCCGCATAGCAGTCGGCCACGCTGTCGACCAGGATGCGCACGGCGCGGATGTCGTAGAGGTCTGAGAATTCCAGCCCTTTCTTCTTCATCTTCTTCCAGATGGAGAAGATGTGCTTCGGCCGGCCGGCCAGGTCGGCGCGTACGCCGGCGGCATCCAGCGTCTCGCGCAGGGTGGCCAGGCTGGAGGCGATGAAGGTTTCGCGGTCGGTGCGGCGTTCGTCCAGCAGCCGCGCGATGCGACGGTAGGTGTCGGGCTCGAGGTAACGGAAGGCGAGGTCTTCCAGTTCCCATTTCAGCTGCCAGATACCCAGCCGGTTGGCCAGCGGCGCATGGATATCGGCCGTGAGCTGGGCCAGCTCGCGCCGCTCGTGGTCCGGCAGCGCCATGGCGGTACGCATGGCGGCGAGTTGCCGCGCGAGCAGCACGAACACCACGCGCAGGTCGCGGATGATCGCCAGCAGCAGCCGACGTAGGCCCTCGGCACCGCTGGCGGGCCCGCGCTGCGCATGCAGCGCCCAGACCTTCTCCGCCTCGCCCTGCCCTTCGACCAGCCGGCGCAGGGTGGGTGCCCAGGTCGTCGCCGCCTCGTCCGCCGCCCCCGGCAAGCCGTTGACCAGCGAAAACCAGAGCGCCGACGCGCAGGTTTCATCGTCGCATCCCAGCAGCCGCAGCAGCTCGATGACGGTCTCGCCCTCGGCCCGCGCGGCTACGGGCAGCACGGAGCAGGCCTGCCTTGCCTGCTCCGTCAGGGGCATGCCCGGGTCCTTCGCCGCCATGGGCCGTGCGTCGCTCATCGTGATGCCGCCTGCGCGTTGTCCAAAGCCTTGGCCAGCCGTTTGGCCGACACCGGCTCCGCGGTTTTCAGTTCCTGGGCGAACAGCGACACGCGCCATTCCTCCAGCAGCCAGCGCAGTTCCCCCCAGGCATCCGCATCCAGCGCCGTGCCGCCGCCCTGCAACAGGGCGCGCCAGTAGGGCAGCACCTGAAGCATACGCGACTGATCGCGGGCCGGGTCCTGGCGCAGTCGTTCGCCGCGCAGGCGCATGGCCTTGAGGTAACGCGGGATGTGCGCCAGCCGCGCGGTGGGCAGTTCGCGCAGGAAACCCGGCTGGAACAGGGCCGCCAGTTGTTCGCGCAGGTCGTCGTAGCTGGCCTTGGCAAAGCCCATCAGCGGCGGCTCCATCCAGGGCCTGAGTTCCGCCTGCGCCTCGATGATCGGCTCGGCAAGTTTCTGCCGTGCCATCGCCGCGCCGAACAGCTTCTGCGCGAACTCCGCGCGCAACGCCTCGAACGCGGCATGCGTGCGCACATCCAGGCGGCGCCCCTCGAGCAGGTCGGCGAAGCCGCCTTCGACCAGGTCGTCGCGCAGGCCATCGATGCTGCCCATGGGGGCGTACTTCAGCGACAGCGGGTTGGCGATGGGCAACTGCCGGCGCGCACGCTTGAACTCGGGACCCAGGGCCTCGCGCAGCAGCCGTTCCACGCCGCCCGCATGCGCCTCGACGGCTTCGTCAGCACGCTCGAACACGCGCAGCGCCACGGCCTCGCCCAGGTCCACCAGCGCCGGGTAGGCCACCAGGCCGGCGTCGGAGCGCACCTCCGCCGGAATCGATTCGAAGTCCCACGTCACGATGTCCTCGCGCGTGAGTTCGATATCCGTCTTGCGCGAGAAGGCCTCGCGCGCCTGGCTTTCCCATTGCGCACGGATGGCCGTGAGGTCGCGGCCCTCGGCCAGCGTGCGGCCATTCTCGTCGTGCACGCGGTACCGCATCAGCAGGTGTGGGGGCAGTTCGGCGTCGGCGAAGGCCGCCGCGTCGACATCCACGCCAGTGGTCTTCTTCAGGAAATGGGCCAGCGCCGCCAGCAGCGACGCATCGCGTGGGGCCTCGGCTTCCACGAACGCACGGGCGAAATCCGGTGCCGGCACGAAGTTGCGGCGCAGCGCCTTGGGCAACGCGCGGATCAACTCGGCCACCTTGTCGGCCAGCAGGCCGCCGACCAACCACTCGCCGCGGGCCAGCGGCAGCGCGTTGAGGAAGGCGAGCGGCACGTTGATCGTGACGCCGTCGGCGGGGTCGCCGGGGACGAAGCGGTATTCGAGACGGTAGCGGTGCTGGCCGACGTCGATGGTTGCGGGGAACGCCTTGGGGTCGAGGCCGCTGCCGGTGTCCATGACATCCGCCAGGGTCCAGCGCAGGGCGGCCTGTTCCCCGGGGGGCGCCTTGCGGTACCACGCGTCGAGTGCGCGCACATCGGCAATCTCGGCGGGAAGCTTGCCCTCGAAGAAGGCGGCAAGCGCATCGTCGGATCGCAGCAGGCCCGCGCGCCGTTGCTTGGCCTCGATGTCGTGGGCCTGTTCCAGCACGCGTGCGTTGGCGCGCACGAAGTCGGCACGACTGTCGATATCCGCGCGCACCAGGGCTTCGCGCACGAAGATATCGTGGGCCAGTTTCGGGTCCTGCCGGTGGAAGGTCACCGGGCGCCGCTCCACCAGCACCAGGCCGAACAGCGTGACCTGCTCGTAGGCCACCACGGTGCCGCGCTTGCGCGACCAGTGCGCGTCGCGTGCCGTGGCGCGCACCAGATGGCCGGCCTGGGATTCGATCCAGGCCGGATCGACGCGCGCGTTCATCATCGCCCAGATGCGCCCGCCGATATCCAGGATCTGCGCGGCGAAGATCCAGGCCGGCGGCGCCTTGGCCAGCGCAGAGCCCGGAAACACCTGGAAACGGCGCTCGCGCGTGCCGCGGAACACGCCCTTCTCGTCCTTGTGCCCGACCTGGGTGGGCAGGCCGGCCAGCAGGCTGCGGTGCACCGCCTCGAACAGTCCATCGCCAAGTGCATCGCCTGCGGGGGCACCCTTTGGGGCGTCCTTGGCGTCCTTGGCCCTGGTGTCGTCCTTGGCGTCCCTGGTTCGCTTCGTGTCGCCGGGCACGGGCCCGGCGGGCTCCTTGCCCTGCGTACCCCAGTCGATGTCGCGCACCACCAGCACCAGCTGGCGGTGCAGCTCGCGCCATTCGCGCATGCGCATGAAGCTGAGGAAATGCCGCGAACACCAGTCGCGCAGTTTCGACGAGGTCAGTTCCTCGGCGGCGGCGAGGTAGCCGCGCCAGAGGTTGAGCACGCCGACGAAGTCCGACTTGGGGTCGGCGAACTGCGCATGGGCGGCATCGGCCTGCCCGCGCGCCTCGGGCGGACGCTCGCGTGGGTCCTGGATGCTGAGGAAGGCGACGATGGTGGTCAGTTCGGCCAGCGCGCCCAGGCGCCGCGCTTCCACCATCATGCGCGCCAGCTGCACGTCGATCGGCAGCCGCGCCACGGTGCGCCCCGTCGCGGTCAGCCGGCGATCGTCGTCGATGGCACCGATCTCGGCGAGACGACGGTAGCCGTCGGCCACGACGCGCGGGTCCGGCGCCTCGAGGAAGGGAAAATCCTCCACCTCCCCCAGGTCCAGCGCCAGCATGCGCAGGATCACGTTGGCCAGCGACGAGCGCAGCAGTTCCGGGTCGGTGAACTCCGGCCGCAGGTTGAACTCGGCTTCCTCGTACAGGCGGTAGCAGATGCCGGGACCCACGCGCCCGCAGCGGCCCTTGCGCTGGTTGGCGGCCGCCTGGGAAATGGGTTCGATGTGCAGGCGTTCCAGCTGGCCGCGCTGGCTATAGCGTTTGACGCGCGCCGTGCCCGGGTCCACCACGTAACGGATGCGCGGCACCGTGAGTGAGGTTTCGGCGACGTTGGTCGCCAGCACGATGCGCCGCTTGGGTCCCGGACGGAACACCCGGTCCTGCTCCTGGGCGGACAACCGCGCGTACAGCGCCAGGACTTCCGTCTCGCGGTACTGCTTGCGCGACAGCAGCAGGTGGGTA
This DNA window, taken from Luteibacter sp. 9135, encodes the following:
- a CDS encoding transposase — translated: MRLRRCTVERPFAELKYRIFGLPRFLLRGTRGAASEMAIAVMAFNLKRLSSLLGRGQLIRQLQPG
- a CDS encoding IS3 family transposase (programmed frameshift), with amino-acid sequence MGRKEISQSQRDDAVHLVVAEGHTVRQVCQLMDVGPTALRRWLAIHEEAKSTGVHAPTAADDRRRIVELESQVLQLKEERELFKKIHRLLRSGERSPTAVIDELKEAYPVSRLCEAMEYPRSSYYAKRAEEVQPAVADPALVARVKQIHRQSRGSYGTRRMAAELGRQGMPTGRYRARTLMRQAGLWAERVRRHVYRTASKAAVPAPNRLERQFNVARPDQVWVGDITFVPTRQGWLYLAVVVDLYARRIVGWAFSTRPNAQLAVAALDMAIRERKPSGNLMFHSDQGAQYNSFDFLGRLKALGITQSMSRRGNCWDNAVAERVFATLKTEWATSTYSNRDEAQSDITVFLTSYYNYRRLHAANGQVPPAIYEMMAARK
- a CDS encoding transposase encodes the protein MGHITGEGRGQSALFPLSLDDLLPADHACRVIDAFVSGLDLQALGFARSRPAATGRPGYDPGDLLRLYLYGYLQQIRSSRRLETECGRNIELMWLLGRLVPDHKVIAEFRRLHGEAVAGAGATLIQWAKAQALLQGDWVAIDGSKFRAVSSKRSVAARDALARYLGELDAADAAESSAVAAHPEPEAHFMRSPNEGKIPAYNVQTAVEATTGLIVAHEVTTAAGDNRQLLPMATKAREVLGTQTLNIVADAGYSNGEQARACEEQNLVVHVPANRSVNNQGDGTLMDRRAFIYDVDQDVMQCPGGATLVRKQVHRATRSVHYAAPVAACGACALKGQCTTADGAS
- a CDS encoding PilT/PilU family type 4a pilus ATPase, with translation MSDFDFTSFLKLMVHKQASDLFITAGVAPSMKVQGRIVPITQSPLSAQQARDMVLNVMTPAQRQEFEKTHECQFAISASGVGRFRVSCFYQRNCVGMVLRRIESKIPTPEELNLPPIVKQLAMTKRGIIIFVGGTGTGKSTSMASMIGYRNQNSTGHIITIEDPIEYVHRHEGCIITQRELGIDTDSWENALKNTLRQAPDVIMIGEVRTRETMEHAINFSETGHLCLCTLHANNANQALDRILHFFPEDRRSALFMDLSLNLKGIVAQQLIPTPDGKARRVAVEVLLGTPLAQDYIRQGEVHKLKELMRDSNQLGMRTFDQSLVELYHAGEISYEDALRHADSSNEVRLRIKLAQGGDAHTLSQGLEGVEIDTSHDKQTFGGMLSR
- a CDS encoding type IV pilus twitching motility protein PilT, which encodes MDIAELLAFSVKNKASDLHLSAGLPPMIRVDGDVRRINIPALEHKQVHSLIYDIMSDKQRRDYEEFLETDFSFEIPGLARFRVNAFNHNRGAGAVFRTIPSEVLTLEDLGAPKIFRELIEQPQGLILVTGPTGSGKSTTLAAMVDHINKNEYGHLLTVEDPIEFVHTSQKCLVNQREVHRDTHGFNEALRSALREDPDYILVGELRDLETIRLALTAAETGHLVFGTLHTSSAAKTIDRIIDVFPAGEKPMVRSMLSESLRAVISQSLLKKVGGGRVAVHEIMVGIPAIRNLIREDKVAQMYSAIQTGQQYGMQTLDQNLLDLVKRGLITRQEGMMYAKNKESFR
- the proC gene encoding pyrroline-5-carboxylate reductase: MNRIAFIGGGNMATALIAGMLRHGAQPGGIAVAEPRAEALQELSRQYGVATYTNNLDAAEGASILVLAVKPQMMAEVCRGLRPAVQKYRPVVISIAAGIRIAQLERWLDAALPVVRCMPNTPAMFGAGATGLFANGRVSAPQRAEAQHVLDAGGLTVWVPDEDQLDIVTALSGSGPAYFFLMVEALENAAFSQGLSREAARALAAQTAFGAGRMLVESGESAATLRQRVTSPHGTTQAALESFRDDHFPAIVARAVDAARRRSFQLSEDMDSNT
- a CDS encoding YggT family protein gives rise to the protein MNYLTNAGGLLLEVAFGALVTLFILRILAEAFRADFNNPICQFLYRFTNPVLRPLRKVLPPVRRVNTGALLIVYLLECLKWLLIAALAGIAPNVLGLAIAGLGETLDIFLLTWVVLVFAWSIMSMLSTDRYHPVARLVTSLAEPLVRPLRGRMTIGGLDFSPTVVILGLILARMLIAAPIKDWGVALMMGAG
- a CDS encoding RelA/SpoT family protein, translated to MSDARPMAAKDPGMPLTEQARQACSVLPVAARAEGETVIELLRLLGCDDETCASALWFSLVNGLPGAADEAATTWAPTLRRLVEGQGEAEKVWALHAQRGPASGAEGLRRLLLAIIRDLRVVFVLLARQLAAMRTAMALPDHERRELAQLTADIHAPLANRLGIWQLKWELEDLAFRYLEPDTYRRIARLLDERRTDRETFIASSLATLRETLDAAGVRADLAGRPKHIFSIWKKMKKKGLEFSDLYDIRAVRILVDSVADCYAALGLVHSLWPHVPGEFDDYVARPKGNGYRSLHTAVLGPQGKTLEVQIRTHEMHRANELGVAAHWRYKEGGGADAEFEAKIAWMRKLLEPRGEDEAELAAGFETELMEDRVYVLSPKGEVIDMPRGATVLDFAYHIHTEVGHRCRGAKLNGRIVPLTTQPRSGDRIEILTTKVSEPSRDWLSAHHGYLHTSRAKEKVRAWFRREAHEANIVAGKLSLEKELRRLALDDVDLAKLATHFRLKSVDELYVTIALGEVTLGQVARSQQEPAEPGITQSSNPVASRAAQHDRGALSIEGLGNLLTTLARCCQPLPGDPVRGFITRGRGVSVHRADCASLSRLARRSPERVIDVSWGRVDVQSYEIDIELRGYDRKGLQKDVATTISNTGPHIVASSSRVHVRTGEVEMRFTLRVKDYEQLSTLLGRLSALPNVTDARRLGAR